GGTGAAGGCGGCCGGCGTGCTCGATCAACTCACCGGCGGGGAACCGTCGTTCGACCACGAGCGCAACTCGGTCGGCGCGGTCACCCGGGACACCACACTCACACTGCCCCGTCTGGTGCGCGAACTGGACATGGCCGGCGTGCCGTTGCTGGACGCGAGCATCCGGCCGCCGACCCTCGACGACGTCTTCCTGCGACTCACGAAGGAGCGTGCGGCATGAGCACGTTGGCCTACGACGGCACGGCGATGGTGGGCCGTCAGCTGCGGCGGGTCCGGAACAACCCGGGACTGCTGATCCTGACCCAGACCATGCCGATCACGATGCTGCTGTTCTTCGGCTATGTCTTCGGCAGCGCGCTGGCGATGCCAGGCGCGGAGTACCGGTCCTTCCTGGTGCCGGGACTGCTGGTGGCGACGGCGGCGAACGGGATCATGACCGGGATGTTCCAGGCGGCCCAGGACGTCCACCGGGGCGTGACGGACCGGCTGCGCACTCTGCCGATCAGCCGGGCGGCCGTACCCCTGGGGCAGTCGGTCGCGGACGTGGCGGTGACAGCAGTCGGCATGGTGCCGCTCCTGCTGGTGGGGCTCGCGGTGGGCTGGCGCGTCGAGGGGTCCGCGCTCCACGCGGCGGGCGCCGTCGGGCTGTTGCTGATGTTCCGGTTCGCGACCACCTGGATCGGCATCTTCCTCGGCCTGCTCACCGGGAGCGAGGAGGCCGCGGGTCAGCTGGGCGGCGCGACGTTCATCCTGCCGCTGCTGTCCAACGCGTACATCCCGACCGAGGGTCTGCCCGGCTGGCTGCGCACGCTCGCCGAGTGGAACCCGATCAGCGCGGTGACCACGGCCCTGCGGGACCTGTTCGGGAACGCGCCCGTGCCGGAGGGCGCCGCCTGGCCGGTGGCCCATCCGATCGCCGGGTCGCTGATGTGGTGCGCGGTGCTGCTCGCGGTCTTCGCACCGCTGGCCGTACGCCGGTACGGGCGCGGCCGGGGCTGATCACGCCACCGGACTCAACGCACGTACAGGGCAGGGGTGTTACGGGTGGGGTGGGGTGAGCCGGGGACGTGTCCCGCACTCGGCGAATCCACCTGGCGCCGCTGCATGCCGTGGGGATGACGGACGGGAGCGCAGCGGGACGCCGGGATGGCACGACCGCCGAGCGCGGGTCGGGAACCTCTGAACCGTGACCCCGGAGGGCCGGTACGGCTCAGCGGCCGCCGAACAGCGAACGGGTCAGTCGACGCAGCGGCGCGAACAGCGAGACGCGGCGTACGCGCACTCCCCTGTCGCTGCGCTGCTTGGTGGTGTCACGCGCGGTCAGCTCACGCATCAGCAACGTCGCCTCGGCCGCCTCTCGCTGCGGGACAGCAGGTCCCGACAGCACCGAGAGATGACGGTCGAGGCGCGAACTGGTCGCGCTGCTCCCGCAGGTGATCGCAGGAACCCTCGCCCTGCGTACTGCTATCTGTTCCATGTCACTCCCCACCCGTACGAGTCCACCCGGCCCGGGCAGGTTAACCCTATCGCCCCGTCGGGGCACTCGTGTATCGGCCTCACAGGATTCACCTTCCCCATAAGGGCGTTGACGACCCCTCTTTGATTACTCTCCGAATCCAACCGATTTCAGGGCGAGTTGGACAACCGGCTGGGTAGTGGGCTGCGGTGAGCCCCCGCCGGGCTCGACCGTCACAGCCAGTGATGTTGCGGACTTGTCGAGTCCGGTCGCGACCAAGGGCGTGTCGGTGGCGAAGAGCCCCAGGGAGCGCGGTTGCTCGCCCGGGCGCATGAGCCACAACTGGCGCACGCGGCCGCTCGGGGGCGCGCTGTACCCGCTCAGGGTGACGACCGCGCGCCCCTCCGATGCGGAAGCGATCACTCCGATGATGCGGCCCTGTGCGTCCTGGCCACGGGTCGCGAGCGCGTCCGAAGCCTGCAGAACGTGGGCGATCTCACTGGCCTGGGCTTTCTGCGCGTCCAGTTCGCCCTGGGTCCGGTTGGCCTGGACGGCGAACAGGGAGGCGACGGCGAGCGCAGCGGCGGCCGTGGCCGTCGCGAAGGGCACGAACAGGGGCCGCCGCCGCTGCCTGGGAAGTGGCTGGGTCCCCCACACGTGGGCCGGCAACTGCGACTTGCGCGCACGTCCCGGTCCCCGCTGCCGTGCGGGCCCTCGGTGCCGGTCGGCCTCGCGCGGCCGCACCGGCTCCCGCTGCCGGTCGAACCCGTGGTGCGGGCCCGGTTCCCGGAGCGAGACGGGCTCCTGCGCGGTTGCTCGCACGGCGGCCAGCACCCGGTCGCGCATCGCGGGCGGCGCCGGGGCCGCCGCGGACCAGGCGAGCCGTACCGCGTCCTCGGACAGCACCCGCACCTCGGCGGGACAGCTGTCGCAGCCTCCCAGGTGCCGCTCGAAACGGATCCGCTCGGCGGGCTCCAGCGCGTCGAGCGCGTAGGGAGCCGCCAGGGAATGGAGGTCCTCGCTGCGGAACCGGTCACTCAGACTCATGCGACACCTCCCAAGCACTCGCGCAGCCGGGTCAGCCCGTCGCGCATCCGCGTCTTCACCGTACCCAGCGGCAAGGAGAGCCGCTCGGCCACTTCACGGTACGTGTAGCCGTCGTAGTAGGCGAGGGTGACGGACTGTCGCTGGAGTTCGGTGAGCCGCTCCAGGCACCGGCGCACCCACTCGCGTTCGAGGCCCGCCTCGACCTCCTCGGTCACGTGGTCGAAGGCAGGGGGGTGGGCCCGGTTCGCCTCCCGCTGCTCACGCTCGCCCGCGGCACGGGCACTGCGCACCCGGTCGACGGCGCGGCGGTGCGCGAGGGTGAGGATCCAGGACATCGCGCTGCCCTTGCGGGGGTCGAACCGCGCGGCGGACCGCCAGAGTTCGAGCAGCACTTCCTGTGACACCTCCTCGGACTGCGCCTGATCACGCACCACCCGGCGTACGAGTCCGAAGACGGGCCCGGCCACGAACCCGTAGAGCTCCTCGAATGCCCTCTGGTCCCCGCCTGCCACGAGCACCAGAAGCTCGTCCGCCTCCAACTCGTCGCCCCCTCCCGCAAAACCGCACCTGGGCTGTCCCGTCCCACGTGGTACTCGCAACGAACACACCTCCGGATGGGGTTACGGATGAGAAGGCCGAAAGTGCGGGTCGAGCAGCAGAAAAGAAGTTTTGAGATTCGACCAATCCGGCCCGCCCACCGCTCCGAATCACCGAGCGTCAGGCAAGTTGGACTGAGGACGGACGGCATGACACCTATCTCCAGGAGCGGCTCGGGACGCGGCAGCATCGCGACCCTCATCTGTGGCGCGCTGGCCACCGGGGGGCTCGTAGCCGCCGGTGTGGCCACGCTGGAACCCGGGGCGGCCTCCGCCTCCAGTCACCGGGAGGCACCCCTGATCTCGGGGCAGCCGCAGTACGACAACACGGACGTGTACGCGTTCGTCAGCCCGGACAAGCCCGACTCGACGACGATCGTCGCCAACTGGATCCCCTTCGAGGAGCCCGGCGGCGGCCCGAACTTCTACCAGTTCGCCGAGGACGCGCAGTACGACCTCCACATCGACAACAACGGTGATGCACGGGACGACCTGCTGTACCGCTTCACCTTCAAGACGCACGTCAAGAACAAGAAGTCGTTCCTGTACAACACCGGCGTGGTCGAGAGCCTCGACGACCCCGACCTGAACGTCACGCAGACGTACGACATCGAGCTCTTCCGGCTGAAGCACGGCAAGGTCGAGTACAAGACGAAGGTCGCCGACGACATCCCGGTGGCGCCGTCGAACGTCGGCAAGGCGTCCATGCCGAACTACGAGAAGCTGCGCGACCAGGCGGTCTACAAGCTTCCCGGCGACTCGACGGCGTTCGCCGGCCAGGCCGACGACCCGTTCTTCGCGGACCTGCGGGTCTTCGACCTGCTGTACGGCGGGAACCTCAGCGAGGTCGGCAACGACACGCTCAAGGGCTACAACGTCAACTCGATCGCCCTGCAGGTCCCGACCGAGCTGATCGCCGAGTCGTCGCACCAGCCGATCGTG
This is a stretch of genomic DNA from Streptomyces sp. NBC_00285. It encodes these proteins:
- a CDS encoding ABC transporter permease; protein product: MSTLAYDGTAMVGRQLRRVRNNPGLLILTQTMPITMLLFFGYVFGSALAMPGAEYRSFLVPGLLVATAANGIMTGMFQAAQDVHRGVTDRLRTLPISRAAVPLGQSVADVAVTAVGMVPLLLVGLAVGWRVEGSALHAAGAVGLLLMFRFATTWIGIFLGLLTGSEEAAGQLGGATFILPLLSNAYIPTEGLPGWLRTLAEWNPISAVTTALRDLFGNAPVPEGAAWPVAHPIAGSLMWCAVLLAVFAPLAVRRYGRGRG
- a CDS encoding anti-sigma factor, with amino-acid sequence MSLSDRFRSEDLHSLAAPYALDALEPAERIRFERHLGGCDSCPAEVRVLSEDAVRLAWSAAAPAPPAMRDRVLAAVRATAQEPVSLREPGPHHGFDRQREPVRPREADRHRGPARQRGPGRARKSQLPAHVWGTQPLPRQRRRPLFVPFATATAAAALAVASLFAVQANRTQGELDAQKAQASEIAHVLQASDALATRGQDAQGRIIGVIASASEGRAVVTLSGYSAPPSGRVRQLWLMRPGEQPRSLGLFATDTPLVATGLDKSATSLAVTVEPGGGSPQPTTQPVVQLALKSVGFGE
- a CDS encoding sigma-70 family RNA polymerase sigma factor, producing the protein MEADELLVLVAGGDQRAFEELYGFVAGPVFGLVRRVVRDQAQSEEVSQEVLLELWRSAARFDPRKGSAMSWILTLAHRRAVDRVRSARAAGEREQREANRAHPPAFDHVTEEVEAGLEREWVRRCLERLTELQRQSVTLAYYDGYTYREVAERLSLPLGTVKTRMRDGLTRLRECLGGVA
- a CDS encoding DUF4331 domain-containing protein, which gives rise to MTPISRSGSGRGSIATLICGALATGGLVAAGVATLEPGAASASSHREAPLISGQPQYDNTDVYAFVSPDKPDSTTIVANWIPFEEPGGGPNFYQFAEDAQYDLHIDNNGDARDDLLYRFTFKTHVKNKKSFLYNTGVVESLDDPDLNVTQTYDIELFRLKHGKVEYKTKVADDIPVAPSNVGKASMPNYEKLRDQAVYKLPGDSTAFAGQADDPFFADLRVFDLLYGGNLSEVGNDTLKGYNVNSIALQVPTELIAESSHQPIVGIWSTTQRKNAQGYYSQVSRLGNPLVNEVVNPLKDKDKFNASSPKDDAQFLKNVTNPELPKLIEAIYKIPAPKEPRNDLVDVFLKGVKGLNQPPYVTPAEELRLNTSIKPTDSPKRLGVLDGDNAGFPNGRRLTDDVIDASLQVVEGELVGSKNDLGDAVDKNDKDFEKSFPYVALPTEGSRGPLAKGTSGGNDVRNQLGDALSPAGSSGSDNMTLIAASAGGGAAGIALIGAALMWWRRMRERAY